Proteins encoded in a region of the Tumebacillus sp. BK434 genome:
- the rpmE gene encoding 50S ribosomal protein L31: MKADIHPKYFVTTASCACGNKFEMGSTKENLKVDVCSQCHPFYTGKQKFVDAGGRVDKFKKKYNL; the protein is encoded by the coding sequence ATGAAAGCTGATATCCATCCGAAGTACTTCGTTACTACTGCTTCCTGCGCTTGCGGCAACAAGTTCGAAATGGGTTCCACTAAGGAAAACCTCAAGGTCGACGTTTGCTCGCAGTGCCACCCGTTCTATACTGGTAAGCAAAAGTTTGTAGATGCAGGCGGTCGCGTCGACAAGTTCAAGAAGAAATACAACCTGTAG
- a CDS encoding helix-turn-helix domain-containing protein, with product MISLGQKIRELRVQKGLTQQELGSGIVTISMISQIESDKAYPSHKVLEQIAERLETPIEYFIADMQTQMEQTSTYKLAKAYLAASNFEQAIPLFRELIGNPAPHLPVHEVQFDLAEAFLICGETEKAVELFEQVYDTVIRKNDDHTALLCLNKLGEARYAQENFPLALYHWRKAYETFSRLKEIDPYTRARIVTNLAHAHYQLGEFEDGIRFYREAYNLLRGTTNLRQLADVYLGLGVSYKKLRDFTRAIDYCHDALTIYESLQNSKQAIDVKANFALVEAEQGRIEQAIDLLHECLAEYRKLEIPSDDAKIHGEIAKLYVQAGKLQQAEAFCQESLFLLPDHAQNLSAVYHALAIVKREQGDVAAAVDWYERTIGTLSEQEHLRELRFVYQELADLYEKQSDYIKATDTLRRMHVILDETLRKIGIMV from the coding sequence TTGATCTCTTTAGGACAAAAGATACGCGAGCTGCGGGTGCAAAAAGGACTGACCCAGCAAGAGCTGGGCTCCGGGATCGTCACGATCTCGATGATCTCGCAGATCGAGTCGGACAAAGCATATCCTTCCCACAAAGTGCTGGAGCAAATCGCCGAGCGTCTGGAGACGCCGATCGAATATTTTATTGCCGATATGCAGACACAGATGGAGCAGACCAGCACCTATAAGCTGGCCAAGGCGTATCTGGCCGCCAGCAATTTTGAACAGGCGATTCCCCTGTTTCGCGAGCTGATCGGCAACCCGGCGCCGCATCTCCCGGTGCACGAAGTGCAATTTGATCTGGCAGAAGCGTTTCTGATCTGCGGCGAGACGGAAAAAGCGGTCGAGCTGTTCGAGCAGGTCTATGACACGGTGATTCGCAAAAATGATGACCATACCGCCCTGCTCTGTTTGAACAAGCTCGGCGAAGCGCGCTATGCGCAGGAGAACTTCCCGCTGGCGCTCTATCACTGGCGCAAAGCGTATGAGACGTTCTCCCGGCTGAAAGAGATCGATCCTTATACGCGCGCCCGCATCGTCACCAATCTGGCTCATGCGCATTATCAGCTCGGCGAGTTCGAAGACGGCATCCGCTTCTACCGGGAAGCGTACAACCTGCTGCGCGGCACGACCAACCTGCGCCAGTTGGCCGATGTCTATCTCGGGCTCGGGGTATCCTATAAGAAATTGCGCGACTTCACGCGCGCCATCGATTATTGCCACGATGCGCTGACGATCTATGAGAGCTTGCAGAACAGCAAGCAGGCGATCGACGTCAAAGCTAATTTTGCCTTGGTCGAAGCGGAGCAGGGCCGGATCGAGCAGGCGATCGACCTGCTGCACGAATGTCTCGCCGAATACCGCAAGCTGGAGATTCCAAGCGATGACGCGAAAATTCACGGCGAGATCGCCAAGCTCTACGTGCAGGCCGGCAAGCTGCAACAGGCGGAGGCGTTCTGCCAGGAATCTCTGTTTCTGCTCCCGGACCACGCCCAGAATCTCTCCGCCGTCTACCACGCCTTGGCGATCGTCAAGCGCGAGCAAGGCGATGTGGCGGCTGCGGTCGACTGGTACGAGCGCACGATCGGCACGCTCAGCGAGCAGGAGCACCTGCGCGAACTGCGCTTCGTCTATCAGGAGCTGGCCGACCTGTATGAAAAGCAAAGCGACTATATCAAAGCGACCGACACCTTGCGCCGGATGCATGTCATCCTCGATGAAACGTTGCGCAAGATCGGGATCATGGTCTAA
- a CDS encoding radical SAM protein has product MHLVYADKKGQIYDHPDLLALGRNGEFLTDIYEEELIPLPDGATLVSLPGTKALGFDPETGKTISLPGEEYTAVGALLPQGFTRLLLPGYAKADDAEPFPLFGYTAVVWKDDSFYVAADATDDPYRWNPMIFPDAQVEQKVQEITTLYPDNRIWKHLTNCALGYGCLTSRNTFLERWEGALPVSSTCNAGCVGCISEQPDDSPFPSPQVRMDFKPTVEEMVELMLHHLKASDDAIISFGQGCEGEPSTRGVDIAEAIRRVRAETGRGFININTNAGLVDMIKLITDAGLDLMRVSTISALDDHYNAYYRPRLYGVEHVGRSLKYAADKGVYTSINYLIFPGVTDREEEIEAMVDFINQNDVKLIQMRNLNIDPELYLGTIPKAKGDLLGMKTMLDIFKSECPNTVIGSYTHVPPSEFRNTIKKP; this is encoded by the coding sequence ATGCATCTCGTTTATGCCGATAAAAAAGGCCAGATCTACGACCATCCCGACCTGCTCGCCCTCGGGCGCAACGGGGAATTTCTGACCGACATTTACGAAGAAGAGCTGATCCCGCTCCCGGACGGCGCGACCCTCGTCTCGCTGCCGGGCACGAAAGCGCTCGGCTTCGATCCGGAGACGGGCAAGACGATCTCCTTGCCGGGCGAGGAGTACACCGCCGTCGGCGCCCTGCTCCCGCAAGGCTTCACCCGCCTGCTCCTGCCGGGCTATGCCAAGGCGGACGACGCCGAGCCGTTCCCGCTGTTCGGCTACACCGCTGTGGTTTGGAAAGACGACAGCTTCTACGTCGCCGCCGATGCGACCGACGACCCGTACCGCTGGAACCCGATGATCTTCCCGGATGCGCAAGTGGAGCAGAAGGTGCAGGAGATCACTACGCTGTATCCGGACAACCGCATCTGGAAGCATCTGACCAACTGTGCGCTCGGCTATGGCTGCCTGACCTCGCGCAACACCTTCCTCGAACGCTGGGAAGGCGCGCTGCCCGTCTCGTCGACCTGCAACGCGGGCTGTGTCGGCTGCATCTCAGAGCAGCCGGACGATTCGCCGTTCCCGTCGCCGCAGGTGCGGATGGACTTCAAGCCGACCGTCGAAGAGATGGTCGAGCTGATGCTGCACCACCTGAAAGCGTCGGACGACGCGATCATCTCATTTGGACAAGGCTGTGAAGGCGAGCCGTCCACGCGCGGCGTCGACATCGCCGAAGCGATCCGCCGCGTGCGCGCCGAGACCGGACGCGGATTCATCAACATCAACACCAACGCCGGGCTCGTCGACATGATCAAACTGATCACCGACGCCGGGCTCGACTTGATGCGCGTCTCGACGATCTCCGCGCTCGACGACCACTACAACGCGTACTACCGCCCGCGCCTGTACGGGGTGGAGCACGTCGGACGCTCCTTGAAATATGCGGCCGACAAAGGCGTCTACACGTCGATCAACTACCTGATCTTCCCGGGCGTCACCGACCGCGAAGAGGAGATCGAAGCGATGGTCGACTTCATCAACCAAAATGACGTCAAGCTGATACAGATGCGCAACCTGAACATCGACCCGGAGCTGTACCTCGGCACGATCCCGAAAGCGAAAGGCGACCTGCTCGGCATGAAGACGATGCTCGACATCTTCAAGAGCGAATGCCCGAACACGGTGATCGGCTCGTACACGCACGTCCCGCCGTCCGAGTTCCGCAACACGATCAAAAAGCCCTGA
- a CDS encoding YhcN/YlaJ family sporulation lipoprotein codes for MQKRFKWITGLTAAILTMTLAAGCTPTNDLARNQQRYGVNTNNVAPGQEKVDVPRFDNKNIDVDGDGDKEHLSGANDVNNPSVDLRSFTYPGTTNAAQGIYPTSTADRIQDLASSVDGVANSRAVVVGRTVVLGLNLERTVRPAQKADIVNFVRQRILVQAPVFERVHITTDRAQTRQIQRLADEMRKGHSLSVYNDEFMDLTKKVPAVGPNLMPATNR; via the coding sequence ATGCAGAAACGTTTCAAATGGATCACAGGCCTCACAGCCGCGATCTTGACCATGACGCTGGCAGCAGGGTGTACGCCGACCAACGACCTGGCGCGCAACCAGCAGCGCTATGGCGTCAACACGAACAATGTGGCGCCGGGGCAGGAAAAGGTCGACGTGCCGCGCTTCGACAACAAAAACATCGACGTGGACGGCGACGGGGACAAAGAGCATCTCTCCGGTGCCAACGATGTGAACAATCCGTCGGTCGACCTGCGCTCGTTTACCTATCCGGGCACGACCAACGCGGCGCAGGGCATCTATCCGACCTCGACGGCCGACCGCATTCAGGACTTGGCGTCTTCCGTAGACGGAGTGGCCAACTCCCGCGCGGTCGTCGTCGGCCGCACCGTGGTCTTGGGGCTGAACCTGGAGCGCACCGTGCGCCCGGCGCAAAAGGCGGACATCGTCAACTTCGTCCGGCAGCGCATTCTGGTGCAGGCGCCGGTGTTTGAGCGCGTGCACATCACCACCGACCGCGCCCAGACCCGCCAGATCCAACGCCTCGCCGATGAGATGCGCAAAGGGCACTCCTTGTCTGTGTACAACGATGAATTTATGGACCTGACCAAAAAAGTGCCGGCGGTCGGTCCGAACCTGATGCCGGCGACGAACCGGTAA
- a CDS encoding thymidine kinase, protein MYFTKQPGWIEVICGSMFSGKSEELIRRIKRAKIARQQVQVFKPAIDDRYHATAVASHGGDKVDAVAITDVADIRAHLDAATTVVAIDEVQFLDADVVPFCQELAERGIRVIVAGLDTDFRGEPFGPTPMLLATAEYVTKLQAICTVCADPATRNQRLIDGKPAGYDDPVILVGASESYEARCRHCHEVPLGTSVSLPAISNT, encoded by the coding sequence TTGTACTTTACGAAACAGCCGGGCTGGATCGAAGTGATTTGCGGAAGCATGTTCTCCGGCAAGAGCGAAGAGTTGATCAGACGTATTAAACGGGCAAAGATCGCCCGCCAGCAGGTGCAAGTGTTCAAACCGGCGATCGATGACCGCTACCATGCGACGGCGGTCGCCTCGCACGGCGGCGACAAGGTCGATGCGGTCGCGATCACCGATGTGGCCGACATTCGCGCCCATCTCGACGCAGCGACCACGGTGGTGGCGATCGACGAAGTGCAGTTTCTGGACGCCGATGTGGTGCCGTTCTGCCAGGAGCTGGCGGAGCGGGGCATCCGCGTCATCGTCGCGGGGCTGGACACCGACTTTCGCGGCGAGCCGTTCGGGCCGACCCCGATGCTCTTGGCGACGGCCGAATACGTCACCAAGCTGCAGGCGATCTGCACGGTCTGCGCAGATCCGGCGACTCGCAACCAGCGCCTGATCGACGGCAAGCCTGCCGGGTACGACGATCCGGTGATTCTGGTCGGCGCTTCCGAGTCGTATGAAGCGCGCTGCCGCCACTGTCACGAAGTTCCGCTCGGCACATCCGTATCGCTTCCGGCTATTTCCAATACGTGA